In Canis lupus familiaris isolate Mischka breed German Shepherd chromosome 9, alternate assembly UU_Cfam_GSD_1.0, whole genome shotgun sequence, a single window of DNA contains:
- the ZBTB6 gene encoding zinc finger and BTB domain-containing protein 6 isoform X1, translated as MIVTMAAESDVLHFQFEQQGDVVLQKMNLLRQQNLFCDVSIYINDTEFQGHKVILAACSTFMRDQFLLTQSKHVRITILQSAEVGRKLLLSCYTGALEVKRKELLKYLTAASYLQMVHIVEKCTEALSKYLEIDLSMKNNNQHTDLCQSSDPDVKNEEENSDKDCEIIEISEDSPINIDFHVKEEESNVLQSTVELTSERKEMKSPELSSVDIGFKDNEICILHVESISTAGVENGQFSQPCTSSKASMYFSETQHSLINSTVESRVAEVPGNQDQSLFGENTEGSHGTVNEMQNLDDAYSLRHQCPRCPRGFLHVENYLRHLKMHKLFLCLQCGKTFTQKKNLNRHIRGHMGIRPFQCTVCLKTFTAKSTLQDHLNIHSGDRPYKCHCCDMDFKHKSALKKHLTSVHGRSSSEKLPRHDLKRQNLL; from the exons ATG aTTGTGACCATGGCTGCTGAATCCGATGTTCTGCACTTCCAGTTTGAACAGCAAGGAGATGTAGTCTTGCAGAAAATGAATCTCTTGAGACAGCAGAATTTATTTTGTGATGTGTCCATTTATATTAATGACACCGAGTTCCAGGGGCACAAGGTGATTTTAGCTGCTTGCTCCACTTTCATGCGAGATCAGTTTTTACTCACACAGTCAAAACATGTCAGAATCACCATCTTGCAGAGTGCAGAAGTTGGTAGAAAACTGTTGCTCTCTTGCTATACTGGAGCACTTGAAGTTAAAAGGAAAGAGCTTTTGAAATATTTGACTGCTGCTAGTTACCTGCAGATGGTTCACATTGTGGAAAAGTGCACAGAAGCTTTGTCGAAGTATCTGGAAATTGATCtttctatgaaaaataacaaTCAGCATACCGACCTGTGTCAATCCTCTGATCCAGATGttaagaatgaagaagaaaattcgGATAAAGACTGTGAGATCATTGAAATTTCAGAAGATAGTCCTATAAATATCGATTTTCAcgtaaaagaagaagaaagcaatgTCTTGCAGTCTACAGTAGAGTTGACATCGGAGAGAAAGGAGATGAAGTCACCAGAGCTGTCTTCAGTAGATATTGGttttaaagataatgaaattTGTATCCTCCATGTGGAGTCTATCAGTACCGCTGGTGTAGAAAATGGGCAGTTTTCACAGCCTTGTACCTCTTCAAAAGCAAGCATGTATTTCTCCGAAACACAGCACTCCCTGATCAATTCTACTGTTGAGAGCAGAGTGGCAGAAGTTCCTGGAAATCAAGATCAGAGCTTATTTGGTGAGAATACTGAAGGAAGTCATGGGACAGTGAATGAGATGCAGAACCTGGATGATGCTTATTCACTGAGGCACCAGTGTCCCAGGTGTCCTCGAGGATTTCTTCATGTTGAAAACTATCTGCGCCACCTCAAGATGCATAAGCTTTTCCTGTGCTTACAGTGTGGGAAAACatttacacagaagaaaaatctcaaccgGCATATTCGAGGGCACATGGGCATACGGCCCTTTCAGTGTACCGTGTGCTTGAAAACATTTACTGCTAAGAGCACGCTTCAGGACCACTTGAACATACACAGTGGAGATCGCCCATACAAATGCCATTGTTGTGACATGGATTTCAagcacaaatcagccctcaaaaAGCACTTAACCTCTGTCCATGGCAGAAGCAGTAGTGAAAAGCTACCCAGGCATGATCTCAAAAGGCAAAATCTACTGTAA
- the ZBTB6 gene encoding zinc finger and BTB domain-containing protein 6 isoform X5, with the protein MSFRDAQPTLARRAAADTGCVSSQAKSTFRPGPQLPRKAGLRLPESIVTMAAESDVLHFQFEQQGDVVLQKMNLLRQQNLFCDVSIYINDTEFQGHKVILAACSTFMRDQFLLTQSKHVRITILQSAEVGRKLLLSCYTGALEVKRKELLKYLTAASYLQMVHIVEKCTEALSKYLEIDLSMKNNNQHTDLCQSSDPDVKNEEENSDKDCEIIEISEDSPINIDFHVKEEESNVLQSTVELTSERKEMKSPELSSVDIGFKDNEICILHVESISTAGVENGQFSQPCTSSKASMYFSETQHSLINSTVESRVAEVPGNQDQSLFGENTEGSHGTVNEMQNLDDAYSLRHQCPRCPRGFLHVENYLRHLKMHKLFLCLQCGKTFTQKKNLNRHIRGHMGIRPFQCTVCLKTFTAKSTLQDHLNIHSGDRPYKCHCCDMDFKHKSALKKHLTSVHGRSSSEKLPRHDLKRQNLL; encoded by the coding sequence aTTGTGACCATGGCTGCTGAATCCGATGTTCTGCACTTCCAGTTTGAACAGCAAGGAGATGTAGTCTTGCAGAAAATGAATCTCTTGAGACAGCAGAATTTATTTTGTGATGTGTCCATTTATATTAATGACACCGAGTTCCAGGGGCACAAGGTGATTTTAGCTGCTTGCTCCACTTTCATGCGAGATCAGTTTTTACTCACACAGTCAAAACATGTCAGAATCACCATCTTGCAGAGTGCAGAAGTTGGTAGAAAACTGTTGCTCTCTTGCTATACTGGAGCACTTGAAGTTAAAAGGAAAGAGCTTTTGAAATATTTGACTGCTGCTAGTTACCTGCAGATGGTTCACATTGTGGAAAAGTGCACAGAAGCTTTGTCGAAGTATCTGGAAATTGATCtttctatgaaaaataacaaTCAGCATACCGACCTGTGTCAATCCTCTGATCCAGATGttaagaatgaagaagaaaattcgGATAAAGACTGTGAGATCATTGAAATTTCAGAAGATAGTCCTATAAATATCGATTTTCAcgtaaaagaagaagaaagcaatgTCTTGCAGTCTACAGTAGAGTTGACATCGGAGAGAAAGGAGATGAAGTCACCAGAGCTGTCTTCAGTAGATATTGGttttaaagataatgaaattTGTATCCTCCATGTGGAGTCTATCAGTACCGCTGGTGTAGAAAATGGGCAGTTTTCACAGCCTTGTACCTCTTCAAAAGCAAGCATGTATTTCTCCGAAACACAGCACTCCCTGATCAATTCTACTGTTGAGAGCAGAGTGGCAGAAGTTCCTGGAAATCAAGATCAGAGCTTATTTGGTGAGAATACTGAAGGAAGTCATGGGACAGTGAATGAGATGCAGAACCTGGATGATGCTTATTCACTGAGGCACCAGTGTCCCAGGTGTCCTCGAGGATTTCTTCATGTTGAAAACTATCTGCGCCACCTCAAGATGCATAAGCTTTTCCTGTGCTTACAGTGTGGGAAAACatttacacagaagaaaaatctcaaccgGCATATTCGAGGGCACATGGGCATACGGCCCTTTCAGTGTACCGTGTGCTTGAAAACATTTACTGCTAAGAGCACGCTTCAGGACCACTTGAACATACACAGTGGAGATCGCCCATACAAATGCCATTGTTGTGACATGGATTTCAagcacaaatcagccctcaaaaAGCACTTAACCTCTGTCCATGGCAGAAGCAGTAGTGAAAAGCTACCCAGGCATGATCTCAAAAGGCAAAATCTACTGTAA
- the ZBTB6 gene encoding zinc finger and BTB domain-containing protein 6 isoform X2: MAAESDVLHFQFEQQGDVVLQKMNLLRQQNLFCDVSIYINDTEFQGHKVILAACSTFMRDQFLLTQSKHVRITILQSAEVGRKLLLSCYTGALEVKRKELLKYLTAASYLQMVHIVEKCTEALSKYLEIDLSMKNNNQHTDLCQSSDPDVKNEEENSDKDCEIIEISEDSPINIDFHVKEEESNVLQSTVELTSERKEMKSPELSSVDIGFKDNEICILHVESISTAGVENGQFSQPCTSSKASMYFSETQHSLINSTVESRVAEVPGNQDQSLFGENTEGSHGTVNEMQNLDDAYSLRHQCPRCPRGFLHVENYLRHLKMHKLFLCLQCGKTFTQKKNLNRHIRGHMGIRPFQCTVCLKTFTAKSTLQDHLNIHSGDRPYKCHCCDMDFKHKSALKKHLTSVHGRSSSEKLPRHDLKRQNLL, from the coding sequence ATGGCTGCTGAATCCGATGTTCTGCACTTCCAGTTTGAACAGCAAGGAGATGTAGTCTTGCAGAAAATGAATCTCTTGAGACAGCAGAATTTATTTTGTGATGTGTCCATTTATATTAATGACACCGAGTTCCAGGGGCACAAGGTGATTTTAGCTGCTTGCTCCACTTTCATGCGAGATCAGTTTTTACTCACACAGTCAAAACATGTCAGAATCACCATCTTGCAGAGTGCAGAAGTTGGTAGAAAACTGTTGCTCTCTTGCTATACTGGAGCACTTGAAGTTAAAAGGAAAGAGCTTTTGAAATATTTGACTGCTGCTAGTTACCTGCAGATGGTTCACATTGTGGAAAAGTGCACAGAAGCTTTGTCGAAGTATCTGGAAATTGATCtttctatgaaaaataacaaTCAGCATACCGACCTGTGTCAATCCTCTGATCCAGATGttaagaatgaagaagaaaattcgGATAAAGACTGTGAGATCATTGAAATTTCAGAAGATAGTCCTATAAATATCGATTTTCAcgtaaaagaagaagaaagcaatgTCTTGCAGTCTACAGTAGAGTTGACATCGGAGAGAAAGGAGATGAAGTCACCAGAGCTGTCTTCAGTAGATATTGGttttaaagataatgaaattTGTATCCTCCATGTGGAGTCTATCAGTACCGCTGGTGTAGAAAATGGGCAGTTTTCACAGCCTTGTACCTCTTCAAAAGCAAGCATGTATTTCTCCGAAACACAGCACTCCCTGATCAATTCTACTGTTGAGAGCAGAGTGGCAGAAGTTCCTGGAAATCAAGATCAGAGCTTATTTGGTGAGAATACTGAAGGAAGTCATGGGACAGTGAATGAGATGCAGAACCTGGATGATGCTTATTCACTGAGGCACCAGTGTCCCAGGTGTCCTCGAGGATTTCTTCATGTTGAAAACTATCTGCGCCACCTCAAGATGCATAAGCTTTTCCTGTGCTTACAGTGTGGGAAAACatttacacagaagaaaaatctcaaccgGCATATTCGAGGGCACATGGGCATACGGCCCTTTCAGTGTACCGTGTGCTTGAAAACATTTACTGCTAAGAGCACGCTTCAGGACCACTTGAACATACACAGTGGAGATCGCCCATACAAATGCCATTGTTGTGACATGGATTTCAagcacaaatcagccctcaaaaAGCACTTAACCTCTGTCCATGGCAGAAGCAGTAGTGAAAAGCTACCCAGGCATGATCTCAAAAGGCAAAATCTACTGTAA